The stretch of DNA CTTCACCGTCAATCCTAACGATTTGACCTTTTTTCTTTTCAAGCTGGTCAATTAAAGTTCTTGGAATGGATTTGGTTAATCTTTTGAGATTATAAGCGTCAACATATGCCGGTGCAAAATCAATTTTACCTTCCCTTGATTTAATTGAAGTGATAAATACTATGACCTCTTCACCTACGTGATATTCGGAGACATCACCTCTCATAAGTCCCCAAACATTATTATTTAAACTAACAAAAGCACCATATCTTTCAATTCTTGTAATTTTACCTTTATATAATTTGTTTTTATCAATGTCTTTCATTTGACATAGTGAATCTAAAACATATACATCTCTAGCAGCTTTTCGGCGAGCTTCAAATTCATCAAATTTCATTTTCTCAACCTTTCTTTTCTCTTCACAATCAGGACATATGTCATATTTTTCATCAATTATCTTACCGCAATCACGACAAACATTGATTTGACCGGTTCCATGGCAATAAGGACACTCTTCAAAAACTTCCACTTGTCCTTTTCCGTTGCATACTTCACATGGAATATCTTCTTCTCCACCTAAGTCAAATTTTGCTTTTGCATTGCTGTTAACACCTTTAAAATGATTGCCGATATCGAATGCATCTTCTTCAAAACCTGTTCCGCCACAGGCATCACATTCTTTATAGTCCACTACAACTGAACCAATTCCTTTACATTTCGGACATTTAGCTTTCAAATTTAAAACCTCTTACTTATATAATAGAATCTTGCTTGAACACTTTCGGATTCTCTTTAACTATAGTATCCCTTTCATTTTGATAGTTACTAGCTTCAAAAATTAAATCGTTCGCTTCAGAAGCATAACTTGTTCCAGTGGAATTAGAATTAACTTTAAAACAGTCAATAGCTTCTTTTAATTTATCAGCAGCATTAATCTTTAGTTCCAATTCCTTTATAACTATATCAATATACCTATTTTGAACATCATTTATATCCGAGGAATAATTGCTTTTAATGACTTGCAGATTATATAAACTAGCATTATAACTATTTCCTGCAGATATTGCTTTACTCATCGATTCATCATAATTTTTATTATTCACTAGTTCAACAGCATCATTGTAGGCATTATCGCCTTTTTCAATTAAATCACTGATTTCAGGCATTGTCTTGTTAATGTTATCTACCGAACTATCAATAAACACAATAGCTGCTGAAATAAAAATCAAAACAATTATAAAAATTATTAATTTGCTATAGCTAGACATGATGATTATCCTACTCTTTTACATTCTCACAAATAGAAATATGAAAATAATTATACAAATAATTTATGCAAAATTACCTCTGATTCCCATGAAATATTTCCCACATTAGGTTCTTATTTTTTCATCAATCTGAACAACATATTATACATTTAATATTTTCTGATGAAAATCAGATTCAAAATTAATTGTATTTACAAAAAAAAGGTATATCCGGTAAAATATGCAATAGAAATTTTCATGAAAAAATAAATAAAAAAAAGAAGTTTAAAATGAATTTTAAACTTATTCGCTGGACCAGAGTCCGTGTAAGTTACAGAATGCGTATGCTACAACATCATCAGCTGCTTCAATAGTGAAGGTTGCTTCTGCAACGTCTCCAGGTTTGAAGCATTTTGCATATTGTTCAGCACCAGCTTCAACAATTAAAAATTGAATGTAGTGATCATCATCCATTGGGTGAGCAGCTTCACCGACTTTAACGGTTACTTTATCACCATCAATTTCAACAACTGGTTTGTGTTTAGGAGATTTTTCTCCTTCAGTTTGTACTGGAATTGCAAGCATGTGGTCATTGCATGCATTTTCATCGCCGACAGCTAAAACTTGGATAATACTTCCACATTCTTCACATTTTAATATTTTTGCCATAATAAAACATCTCCATTAAATGTTAAAGTTAGTTTATTTCTTAAAGTATTTATTATTATTGATTGGTTTCATAATAGTTTTCTATAGCTGCCTGAAGACCGTCTGCGGCAAGGTTTGAACAATGCATTTTTATAGGTGGAAGACCATCTAATTCTTCCGCAACATCATTTCTGGAAATTTGCAAAGCTTCATCCAATGTTTTGCCAACTGCAATTTCTGTAATCATGCTGCTGGTTGCAATTGCTGCTCCACAACCAAAAGTCTGAAATGATATGTCCTCAATCACTTTATCATCATTGACTTTGATATAAATTGTCATCAAATCTCCGCATGTCGGGTTTCCAACTGTTCCGACACCGTTTGCATCTTCCATTTTTCTACAGTTTCTAGGGTTTGCAAAGTGGTCCATTACCTTTTCTGAATAATCCATAATTAACACATCCTACAGTCATCACCGTGTTTTCTACACATTACACCATTATAGTCCAATTCCTGATTCCATAAAGGTGACATTTCCCTTAATCTTGCAACTGCATCGGCAAGAATATTTACAAATTCATCAACATCAAAACTATCACTTTCGGGAGCTAAGGACAATCTCAAAGATCCATGCACATCAACAGGGTCCAATCCTAAAGCGGTCAATACTGGAGAAGCTTCCAACTTATTGGATGAACATGCTGATCCTGTTGAAGCCTGATATCCTTTAGCATCCAACAAGAGAATTAATGATTCACCTTCAATTGCTTTAAATCTGAAGTTAACAAGATTTGGAAGTCTATGTTCCATATCACCGTTTACATAAGATTCTGGAATAGTGTTCAATACCTTTTCAATTAGTTCATCCCTAATGGAGGACAATTTAACATAATGTTCATCTAATTGTTCACTAGCTAGCTCGCAAGCTTTTCCAAATCCAACAACACCTGCAACGTTTTCAGTTCCTGCTCTAATACCTCTTTCTTGTCCCCCTCCATGGATAAGCGGGACAACACGAGTTCCTTTCTTAATGTATAATGCTCCAACACCTTTAGGACCATTAATTTTATGAGAAGATAAAGATAGAAGATCAACATTCAATTTTTCAACATCAACTTCAATCTTGCCGAATGTTTGAACCGCATCGGTGTGAAATGTAATTCCTTTTTCACGTGCAATTTTACCAATCTCTTCAATTGGTTGAATTGTACCAATTTCATTATTACCATGCATAATAGTAATTAGAATTGTTTCAGGAGTTATTGCTTCTTTTAAGTCTTCGATTTTTATTATACCATTTTCATAGACTGGTAGGTATGTTACTTTGAAGTCTAATGACTCCAAGAATTTCAAAGTTTCCTTTACGGCAGGGTGTTCAAATTCTGTTGTGATTATATGTTTACCTTCGTTGAGGAATTTGAAAGCGATACCTTTAATTGCCAAGTTATCAGATTCTGATCCTCCGCCTGTGAAAATAATTTCATCCGGATTTGCATTGATTGCATCCGCCACTCTTTGACGGGCTTGATTTAACGCTTTTTTAGATTCACGACCAAATCCATATAGAGTGGAAGGATTTCCAAACACTTCTGTGAAATAAGGTTTCATTTCTTCAAAAACTTCTTTGCTGACCTGTGTAGTTGCTGAATTATCCAAATACATTCTTTATCTCCCAATTTTTATTAATATTAATAAATTTTAAATAATTCAAGTGAATAGATAGTTATTTTAATCTAAACTATCTAAAGCTTGACTTAAATCATCAATTAAATCATTGACATCCTCTAAACCAATTGAAAGCCTGATAAAGTCAGGTGTTACACCAGTTGCTTCCTGCTCTTCAGGACTTAATTGCTGGTGGGTTGTACTTGCAGGATGTATTGCTAGGCTTTTTGCATCACCGATATTTGCAAGTATAGAGAACAGTTCGAGTTTTTCAATTACTTTGCGACCTGCTTCTTCTCCCCCTTCAACTCCAAATCCTAAGATTCCTGCAAAGTTATCTTTCAAGTATTTTTTGTTGATTTCATAGGTTGGATGTGATTCCAATCCAGGGTAGTTTACCCATTTAACTTTCGGATGAGATTCTAAAAATTTAGCCACTTTAAGTGCATTTTCAGAATGTCTTTTTACCCTAACGTCAAGACTTTCAAGCCCTTGCAAGAATATGAAACTGTGAACCGGTGCTTGAGTTGCACCCAAGTCTCTTAAAAGTCTTGCTCTTATCCTTACAGTAAATGCAAGATTTCCAAGTTCAGGAACATCACCGAATGCATCCCAAAATACTAATCCATGATAACTTGGGTCCGGTTTGGTGAAATTTGCAAATTTGCCGTTTCCCCAGTTGAACTTACCTGAATCTACAATATATCCTCCAACTGCAGTACCGTGGCCTCCAACATATTTGGTTGCTGATGCTGCAATAACGTCTGCGCCATGTTCCAATGGCCTAACCAATCCTACACCAACTGTATTGTCTACAATCAATGGGATGTCATGAGAGTGTGCAATTTCTGCTAATGCTTCAAAGTCAGGCACATCCAGTTTTGGATTTCCGATTGATTCAACATAGATTGCCTTTGTCTTTTCATCAATTGCGTCTTCAAAAGCCTGCAAATCCTGTGAGTTTACAAATTTGACCTCCCTTGCAAGATCCTTGAAGGTATAGTTGAACAATTGGTATGTTCCTCCATAAAGGTTGTCTGCAGAGACAATATTATCTCCAGGTTCTGTTACATTTAAGATTGCATATGAGATTGCTGCAAGACCACTTGATGTTGAAATACCTGAATTACCACCTTCGATTGCAGCAATTCTTGCTTCAAATACATCGCTGGTTGGGTTTGTAAGTCTGGAGTAAATTTGTCCAAACTCTTGAAGGGCGAATCTCCTTGCAGCTTCATCTGAATCTTTAAATACATACGAAGTAGTTTGATAAATTGGAACTGCTTGAGCCCCAGTTACGGGGTCTGGTTGTTGTCCTGCGCGTACACCTAATGTTGCTAATCCATAATTTTTATTTGTCATTAATTATCACCTTAATAAATTGATTTCAGTAAAAATATATCACGTGTTATATTTACTATATAACAATAGTTATTTTTTATATATAAATGTTTTGGTATACCTAAATATTAATGGAAAAATAGATTATAACTTATGTTATACAATTATAACATGTGTTATCATACTATATAAAGATTTCCCTAAATGTTAAAAAAACATACTCAAAAAAACTATGATTATATAAAAAAACAGAAAAAAATAAGGGACGATTAAATTAATCCCTTAATCATTAATTTCATAACCTAACGCTTGTAGGTTGTCACGGATTTTATCAGACAAATCATATTGCTTGTTAGCTCGAAGCTCTGATCTGACTTCAGAAATTACATTAAGCAAATCATCTGATCCGGCATTAACCTCTTCAGTTTCAAAGCTAATACCAAAAATATGAGCAGCATCATCTAAAAATGCTTTAATGGCCACTTTATCAGAATCTGATAAATTATCCAATTCATTTTTAGTATCATTGATTAATCCAAAGATAGCTGCAATGGCCTTTGGAGTATTGAAGTCATCATCCATGCTGTCAAAGAATTCTTTCTTATGAGGAGCTAACACATCTGATTCATAAGTTTCCTCACCGACTTCAACATCAAGAAGCTCATAGTACTTTCTGATTCTATCCAAGCTTTTTTCAGATTGATGAAGTGAATCCTTTGAAAAGTCAATAGGGCTTCTGTAATGAGTAGATAAAACAAAGAATCTGAAAGTTTCAGCAGAATAATCCTTAAGCAATTCACGAATAGTGATGAAGTTGTTTAAGGATTTTGACATTTTTTCTCCGTTTACATTTAAAAATCCTGTGTGCAACCAGAATTTTACCATCGGAGCCTTACCGCTTACAGCTTCCATTTGAGTAATTTCCGCTTCGTGGTGTGGGAAAATTAAATCCAAACCTCCACCGTGGGCATCGTATTGTGGTCCGAAGTAGTATTCGGTAATTGCAGTGTCTTCAATGTGCCATCCAGGCCTTCCGTCTCCCCATGGAGATGGCCATACAGGTTCATCCACTCCAACACGTTTTTTCCAAAGTGCAAAGTCCTGTGGATTTTTCTTGGTTGTATCAGCTAAATCTCTGTGAGATTCCAACTCTTCAACATTTCTGTTTGATAATTTACCGAATTCCGGGAATTTATCTATTTCAAAGTAAACACCATCTTCGGTTTCATAAGCAAAACCCTTATCAATTAATCTTTGAATTTGGTCTAGAATTTCATCAACATGATCTGTTGCTCTTGCAAATAAATTTACACCATTGACATTCAATTTGCTCATGTCTTCTTTGTATCTTTTTTCAAACTTACGGGCTAACTCCTGTGCTGGAATTCCACTTTCTTTTGATCTGTTAATGATTTTATCATCAATATCTGTGATATTCTGGATATAAAATACGGCATAGCCCTTATATTCCAAATATCTTTTGATTGTATCAAATGAAATGTAGGTTCTTCCATGCCCAATATGAGCATCATCATAAACAGTAGGCCCGCAAACAAATAAGTTAACTCTGTTATTATTAATTGTTACAAAAGTCTCTTTACTGCGAGTTAAAGTTGAATAAACATCCATAAAAATAACCTCAGAAAAATAGTAATAGAAAAGGCAAGTGAGGGACTTGAACCCCCGTATTATGGTCTGCAGCCACACACCTAAGCCACTCGGTAAACTTGCCACTTAATATTAAAGTATAATAAAATATTGGTTATTAATAGTTTAAATAGTTTACTATTATTCCCAATATTTCCCTAATTTACTTCAGAACCTAAACAAGATTGACAATCATCGCCAAGTTGGGATTTATCAATATTAAGTTGTTCTAAAACATCAACTATTTTAACATTATTACAAATTTTACAAGTTCTTGGTATTAAATCAGCTTTAGTAGCTTCACCTTCAGATAACTGACGAGCAAAATCATGAATCATAGCTCTGACATTTTCATCAAGTTTAATTCCGCTACCACGTTTATCTGTTATATATTGAGATACTGCAGGTTGAGTAATATCCATAAGTTCTGAAACATCTTTCTGTTTCATTCCTAAGTTTAATAACTCTTTTGCTAGCTCTGATCTAATAGCAGGAATTACATACCATACAACAATTTCACAAGGAGGTTTCATTTTTTATCACCGTAATAACCAAATAATTCTTCGAAATTATAATCCTCATCCAGTTCATCATCAGGTATCGGCAATCCATTCTTTTCAAGCAGAATTTCAATGAGTTTTTCGTTTTCATGAATTTGCTTTTCTAAACGTCTGATTGCGGCTGCAACAGGGTCCGGCAATTTGCTGTGTTCCAAATCAACAACATGGCTTTGATTTTTACATTTAACAATCCTTCCTGGAACACCAACACAGGTGGATTCTGGAGGAACATCTTTAAGGACTACCGCACCGGTACCGATTTTAGCATATTCACCAATTGTAATGTTACCCATTACTTTAGCACCTGCACCTATGATAACTCCTTTTTCAACTGTCGGGTGTCTTTTGCCTTTGTTGGTGGTGGTACCACCGAGGATTACTCCTTGATATATTAATACATCATCCCCAACAATTGCTGTTTCTCCAATTACAATTCCCATTCCATGATCTATAAATACACCTTCACCCAATTGTGCGCCGGGATGTATTTCAATACCTGTGAGAAGACGAGCCAAGGTTGAGAAAAACCTTGCAAGAAACTTTAATGAATGATTCCATAAATAATGATTGATTCTATGGAATAATATCGCATAGAATCCAGGATAACAAAAGAATGCCTCCACTGTTGAACGCATTGCAGGATCTTTTTGTTTTATAGCATCTATTTCTCTTCTCAACTGGTCAAGCATTTTGAAACTCCAAAGTTATATAACATTACTTATATAACATATGGTATATATAATTAATCTTATTCAAATAACCAATCTACAGAGAGATATCTGTCCCCTGCATCAGGTAATATAGCAATTATTCTTTTACCTTTATTTTCTTCCCTTTTAGCCAATTCCAATGCAGCCCAAGTCGCAGCACCTGATGATATACCGGTGAAAATACCTTCCTTTTTAGCAAGTGCAAGGAAAGTTTTTCCCGCATCTTCACTGGCAACAGGAATGATTTCATCAATCAAATCCGCATCATAAATTGACGGAACAAAACCTGCACCAATACCTTGAATTTTATGAGGTCCTTTTTCTCCTTTACCTAAGGTTTGTGATTCTTTTGGTTCTACTGCAACAACCTTAACATCAGGAAGTTTTTCTTTTAGGCCTTTTGCAATTCCAGTAGCTGTTCCACCTGTTCCTACAGCTGATACGACAATATCTACATTGCCTTCTGTGTCTCTTAGGATTTCCTGAGCTGTAGTCCTGTAGTGAATATCCACATTGGCAGGATTATCAAATTGGCCTAAGATAATGGAATTTGGAGTTTCTTCATGCAATTCTTTTGCTTTTGCAATAGCCCCACCCATTCCTTCAGAACCTGGTGTCAATACAATTTCAGCTCCGAAAATTGCTAAAAGTTTTCTTCTTTCAACAGACATTGTATCAGGCATTGTTAAAATTAACTTGTATCCTTTTGCAGCTGAAACAAAACCTAATCCTATACCGGTATTTCCACTTGTCGGTTCGATGATTGTGTCTCCAGGTTTTATTAAGCCTTTATTTTCTGCATCTTCAATCATTGCCACTCCAACACGGTCTTTAACACTGTTTGCTGGATTGAATGATTCAATCTTAACATCAACTTCCGCTTCTAATCCTTCTGTTAAATTATTTAATCTTACAATTGGAGTATTTCCTATTGCATCAGTAATGCTATCCAATACTCCTCTTTTTAATTCTGGAATATTTACCATATTTTTATCTCCTTATTAATTAGTTATGTTTTTAATAGTATATTAAAAAAATTATTCTAAAGTTATATAACAAGTGTTATTATAACTATTGTTATATACGATGTTTTGATTAATAAATGTTTTGGTATGACTAAAAAAATATTAAGGATTATCTTTAAAATAATCGCAAATGTCAGTGCAAGGACAAATTTCACATTGCGGAGAAATCGGTTTACAGATATTTTGCCCAAACTGAACCATCAAATCATTCAATTTAATCCATAAATCCCTTGGAGCAATCTTGGACAATTCAAATTCAGTATCCTCCGGATCTTTGGTATCGACCAAACCCAATCTATTTGAAATTCTGTGCACATGAGTATCAACCGGAATGGCCGGAAGCTCGAAAGCAAAAACCATAACGCAATTCGCTGTTTTTCTGCCAACCCCTGGAAGCTTGACCAATTCCTCAACAGTATCAGGAACTTCCCCACCGTATTCATCGATTAAAATCTGTGAAACTTCAACAATTCTAGCTGCTTTGACATTATAAAAACCAGCAGGACGAATTAACTCTTTTATATCATCGATTGGAGCATCGACAACTTCATAGATGTCCTTATATTTGGAAAATAAATTATTAGTGGCCTGATCTGTATTTTCATCACGAGTTCTTTGAGACAGAATTGTCCTAATTAAAACTTTATAAGGGTCATGGTCCAGAAATGTCCTTATTTCAAAAGTATTTTCCAGTTCTTCAATCAATCTAATTACGCGCTCTTCCTTATTCACTCTACCAACTCCAATTCAAATCCAAGTTCCGCCATCGCTTCAATGAAATCAGGGAATGAAACATCAAACACTTCACCGTTGGTAATTTGGATATCATGCTTCAGTCCAATTAAGGAAAATGCCATAGCCAATCTATGATCGCCATGTGAATCAACAATGCCGGATGTAACTCCTCCTGTTATGCTCATTCCATCTTCTCTTTCAATTAATTTACAGCCTAATTTTTCCAGTTCGCGGCAAGTAGTGTCAATCCTATCAGTTTCTTTTACCCTTGCATGAGCAACACCAGTAATGTTTGTTGTGCCTTCCGCCATAGCAGCCAATACTGCAACGGTAATTAATAAATCAGGAGCA from Methanobrevibacter sp. YE315 encodes:
- the cysK gene encoding cysteine synthase A; translated protein: MVNIPELKRGVLDSITDAIGNTPIVRLNNLTEGLEAEVDVKIESFNPANSVKDRVGVAMIEDAENKGLIKPGDTIIEPTSGNTGIGLGFVSAAKGYKLILTMPDTMSVERRKLLAIFGAEIVLTPGSEGMGGAIAKAKELHEETPNSIILGQFDNPANVDIHYRTTAQEILRDTEGNVDIVVSAVGTGGTATGIAKGLKEKLPDVKVVAVEPKESQTLGKGEKGPHKIQGIGAGFVPSIYDADLIDEIIPVASEDAGKTFLALAKKEGIFTGISSGAATWAALELAKREENKGKRIIAILPDAGDRYLSVDWLFE
- a CDS encoding desulfoferrodoxin family protein; translation: MAKILKCEECGSIIQVLAVGDENACNDHMLAIPVQTEGEKSPKHKPVVEIDGDKVTVKVGEAAHPMDDDHYIQFLIVEAGAEQYAKCFKPGDVAEATFTIEAADDVVAYAFCNLHGLWSSE
- a CDS encoding transcriptional regulator codes for the protein MKPPCEIVVWYVIPAIRSELAKELLNLGMKQKDVSELMDITQPAVSQYITDKRGSGIKLDENVRAMIHDFARQLSEGEATKADLIPRTCKICNNVKIVDVLEQLNIDKSQLGDDCQSCLGSEVN
- a CDS encoding cysteine desulfurase family protein yields the protein MYLDNSATTQVSKEVFEEMKPYFTEVFGNPSTLYGFGRESKKALNQARQRVADAINANPDEIIFTGGGSESDNLAIKGIAFKFLNEGKHIITTEFEHPAVKETLKFLESLDFKVTYLPVYENGIIKIEDLKEAITPETILITIMHGNNEIGTIQPIEEIGKIAREKGITFHTDAVQTFGKIEVDVEKLNVDLLSLSSHKINGPKGVGALYIKKGTRVVPLIHGGGQERGIRAGTENVAGVVGFGKACELASEQLDEHYVKLSSIRDELIEKVLNTIPESYVNGDMEHRLPNLVNFRFKAIEGESLILLLDAKGYQASTGSACSSNKLEASPVLTALGLDPVDVHGSLRLSLAPESDSFDVDEFVNILADAVARLREMSPLWNQELDYNGVMCRKHGDDCRMC
- the nth gene encoding endonuclease III, with product MNKEERVIRLIEELENTFEIRTFLDHDPYKVLIRTILSQRTRDENTDQATNNLFSKYKDIYEVVDAPIDDIKELIRPAGFYNVKAARIVEVSQILIDEYGGEVPDTVEELVKLPGVGRKTANCVMVFAFELPAIPVDTHVHRISNRLGLVDTKDPEDTEFELSKIAPRDLWIKLNDLMVQFGQNICKPISPQCEICPCTDICDYFKDNP
- the cysE gene encoding serine O-acetyltransferase, coding for MLDQLRREIDAIKQKDPAMRSTVEAFFCYPGFYAILFHRINHYLWNHSLKFLARFFSTLARLLTGIEIHPGAQLGEGVFIDHGMGIVIGETAIVGDDVLIYQGVILGGTTTNKGKRHPTVEKGVIIGAGAKVMGNITIGEYAKIGTGAVVLKDVPPESTCVGVPGRIVKCKNQSHVVDLEHSKLPDPVAAAIRRLEKQIHENEKLIEILLEKNGLPIPDDELDEDYNFEELFGYYGDKK
- the nifU gene encoding Fe-S cluster assembly scaffold protein NifU is translated as MDYSEKVMDHFANPRNCRKMEDANGVGTVGNPTCGDLMTIYIKVNDDKVIEDISFQTFGCGAAIATSSMITEIAVGKTLDEALQISRNDVAEELDGLPPIKMHCSNLAADGLQAAIENYYETNQ
- the cysS gene encoding cysteine--tRNA ligase is translated as MDVYSTLTRSKETFVTINNNRVNLFVCGPTVYDDAHIGHGRTYISFDTIKRYLEYKGYAVFYIQNITDIDDKIINRSKESGIPAQELARKFEKRYKEDMSKLNVNGVNLFARATDHVDEILDQIQRLIDKGFAYETEDGVYFEIDKFPEFGKLSNRNVEELESHRDLADTTKKNPQDFALWKKRVGVDEPVWPSPWGDGRPGWHIEDTAITEYYFGPQYDAHGGGLDLIFPHHEAEITQMEAVSGKAPMVKFWLHTGFLNVNGEKMSKSLNNFITIRELLKDYSAETFRFFVLSTHYRSPIDFSKDSLHQSEKSLDRIRKYYELLDVEVGEETYESDVLAPHKKEFFDSMDDDFNTPKAIAAIFGLINDTKNELDNLSDSDKVAIKAFLDDAAHIFGISFETEEVNAGSDDLLNVISEVRSELRANKQYDLSDKIRDNLQALGYEIND
- a CDS encoding O-acetylhomoserine aminocarboxypropyltransferase/cysteine synthase family protein, whose translation is MTNKNYGLATLGVRAGQQPDPVTGAQAVPIYQTTSYVFKDSDEAARRFALQEFGQIYSRLTNPTSDVFEARIAAIEGGNSGISTSSGLAAISYAILNVTEPGDNIVSADNLYGGTYQLFNYTFKDLAREVKFVNSQDLQAFEDAIDEKTKAIYVESIGNPKLDVPDFEALAEIAHSHDIPLIVDNTVGVGLVRPLEHGADVIAASATKYVGGHGTAVGGYIVDSGKFNWGNGKFANFTKPDPSYHGLVFWDAFGDVPELGNLAFTVRIRARLLRDLGATQAPVHSFIFLQGLESLDVRVKRHSENALKVAKFLESHPKVKWVNYPGLESHPTYEINKKYLKDNFAGILGFGVEGGEEAGRKVIEKLELFSILANIGDAKSLAIHPASTTHQQLSPEEQEATGVTPDFIRLSIGLEDVNDLIDDLSQALDSLD